A section of the Oryzias melastigma strain HK-1 linkage group LG14, ASM292280v2, whole genome shotgun sequence genome encodes:
- the LOC112140333 gene encoding high mobility group protein B1 yields MGKDPTKPRGKMSSYAYFVQTCREEHKKKHPDASVNFAEFSKKCSERWKTMSAKEKGKFEDMARQDKARYDREMMSYVPAKGAKTKKKFKDPNAPKRPPSAFFIFCSEFRPKVKGESPGLSIGDVAKRLGEMWNSTSAEDKQPYEKKAAKLKEKYGKDIAAYRAKGKTGGGAPAKAPTKAEKKMDDDDDEDDDEEEEEEDDDEEDDE; encoded by the exons ATGGGTAAAGATCCGACTAAGCCGAGGGGGAAGATGTCCTCCTATGCCTACTTTGTCCAGACCTGCCGGGAGGAGCACAAGAAGAAGCACCCCGATGCTTCGGTGAACTTTGCCGAGTTCTCCAAGAAGTGTTCTGAGCGATGGAAG ACCATGTCCGCCAAGGAGAAGGGCAAATTTGAGGACATGGCCAGGCAGGACAAGGCGCGATATGATCGGGAGATGATGAGCTATGTTCCAGCCAAGGGAGCCAAGACGAAGAAGAAGTTCAAGGACCCCAATGCCCCCAAGAGACCCCC ATCCGCCTTCTTCATCTTTTGCTCAGAGTTTCGCCCCAAGGTGAAGGGCGAGAGCCCCGGCCTGTCAATCGGAGATGTTGCCAAGAGACTTGGCGAGATGTGGAACAGCACCTCCGCCGAGGACAAGCAGCCCTACGAGAAGAAAGCCGCCAAGCTGAAGGAGAAGTACGGAAAG gacATCGCCGCTTACCGCGCTAAGGGTAAAACCGGCGGCGGCGCTCCAGCGAAAGCTCCCACCAAGGcagagaagaagatggatgacgACGACGATGAGGACGAcgacgaggaggaagaggaggaggacgacgATGAGGAAGACGACGAGTAG